In the Brassica napus cultivar Da-Ae chromosome A7, Da-Ae, whole genome shotgun sequence genome, one interval contains:
- the LOC125576149 gene encoding uncharacterized protein LOC125576149: MSLLDGNSSLWVDWVKTHLMRQESFWDIKDIGLGSWVWRKLLQLRATTKQFIRMEVHSGQSMRFWTDLWHPLGRLIEVVGEIGTQKLGIARTALVCDVRNDGHWRFRRFRNRHMKDFIQAIENDRLEEDQFGQDVVLWRMNDTEFGKGFTTSETWQKIRIHSPAVPWSKVVYG; the protein is encoded by the exons ATGTCGTTGTTAGATGGAAATAGCTCTCTTTGGGTGGATTGGGTGAAGACCCACCTCATGCGTCAAGAGTCTTTCTGGGATATTAAGGATATTGGTTTAGGATCCTGGGTTTGGCGGAAACTACTGCAGTTGAGGGCCACTACAAAGCAGTTTATCAGAATGGAAGTTCACAGTGGACAGAGTATGAGGTTCTGGACTGATCTATGGCATCCTTTGGGCAGATTGATAGAAGTGGTTGGAGAAATTGGTACCCAAAAGCTTGGTATAGCGAGAACAGCCTTGGTTTGTGATGTGAGGAACGATGGTCACTGGAGGTTCAGAAGATTTCGTAATAGACATATGAAGGACTTTATTCAGGCAATTGAAAACGACAGATTAGAAGAAGATCAATTTGGCCAGGACGTCGTTCTATGGAGGATGAATGATACTGAATTTGGTAAAGGTTTCACTACCTCTGAGACATGGCAGAAAATCCGTATTCACAGTCCAGCAGTACCATGGAGTAAG GTTGTCTACGGGTGA
- the LOC106355450 gene encoding tryptophan synthase beta chain 2, which produces MTSQLLLPPNPFTRPVSAKVFLTGDDLTLKRKSNQATRVSNGFSLRAKAALRSNHSSSVEIPNQWYNLIADLSVKPPPPLHPKTFEPIKPEDLSHLFPNELIKQEATLERFIDIPEEVLEIYKLWRPTPLIRAKRLEKLLQTPARIYFKYEGGSPAGSHKPNTAVPQAYYNAKEGVKNVVTETGAGQWGSSLAFASSLFGLDCEVWQVANSYHQKPYRRLMMETWGAKVHPSPSDLTEAGRKILESDPSSPGSLGIAISEAVEVAARNEDTKYCLGSVLNHVLLHQTVIGEECIKQMKDFGETPDVIIGCTGGGSNFAGLSFPFIREKLKGNISPVIRAVEPSACPSLTKGVYAYDFGDTAGLTPLMKMHTLGHDFIPDPIHAGGLRYHGMAPLISHVYEQGFMEAISIPQIECFQGAIQFARAEGIIPAPEPTHAIAATIREALRCKETGEAKVIVMAMCGHGHFDLSSYDKYLKGELVDLSFSEDKIRESLSKVPHVV; this is translated from the exons ATGACATCTCAGTTGCTTTTACCTCCAAACCCATTCACCAGACCAGTCTCGGCTAAAGTTTTCCTTACAG GTGATGATTTAACTCTGAAAAGAAAGTCAAACCAAGCAACAAGAGTTTCAAATGGATTTAGCTTAAGAGCAAAAGCAGCTTTAAGATCTAATCATAGCTCATCTGTTGAGATTCCAAATCAATGGTACAATCTTATTGCCGATCTTTCTGTTAAGCCTCCACCACCCTTGCATCCCAAGACTTTCGAACCAATCAAACCCGAAGATTTATCTCATCTTTTCCCTAATGAGTTAATCAAACAAGAAGCAACGTTAGAGAGGTTTATCGACATCCCTGAAGAAGTTCTTGAAATCTATAAGCTCTGGCGTCCAACTCCTCTAATCag AGCAAAGAGATTGGAGAAGCTTCTTCAGACACCTGCAAGGATTTACTTCAAGTATGAAGGTGGTAGCCCAGCTGGTTCACACAAACCTAACACAGCGGTTCCTCAGGCTTATTACAATGCGAAAGAAGGTGTCAAGAACGTTGTGACTGAAACTGGCGCTGGCCAATGGGGCAGTTCTTTAGCCTTTGCCTCTAGTCTATTCGGACTTGACTGCGAA GTGTGGCAAGTGGCCAATTCATACCATCAAAAGCCATACCGCCGGTTAATGATGGAAACGTGGGGAGCAAAGGTTCATCCATCTCCATCTGATCTCACTGAGGCGGGTCGAAAAATCCTTGAATCCGACCCATCAAGCCCGGGGAGTTTAGGCATTGCGATCTCAGAAGCTGTTGAGGTTGCAGCTAGGAACGAGGATACAAAGTACTGTTTAGGAAGTGTACTGAACCATGTGTTGTTGCACCAGACGGTTATTGGAGAAGAATGCATAAAGCAGATGAAAGATTTTGGCGAAACGCCTGATGTGATCATAGGATGTACTGGTGGAGGTTCAAATTTTGCTGGTTTGAGTTTTCCTTTTATCCGGGAGAAACTCAAAGGCAATATCAGCCCTGTTATAAGAGCTGTTGAGCCCTCTGCTTGTCCTTCCTTGACCAAAGGAGTTTATGCTTATGATTTTGGAGATACAGCTGGACTGACTCCTCTGATGAAGATGCATACTTTAGGACATGACTTCATTCCTGATCCTATCCATGCCg GTGGATTACGGTACCATGGGATGGCACCCTTGATCTCACATGTTTATGAACAAGGTTTCATGGAAGCAATCTCAATTCCTCAAATCGAATGTTTCCAAG GTGCCATTCAGTTTGCAAGAGCGGAAGGGATAATACCAGCGCCGGAACCAACTCACGCCATTGCAGCAACCATAAGAGAAGCTCTCCGATGCAAAGAAAcaggagaagcaaaagtgatagTAATGGCGATGTGTGGTCATGGCCACTTTGACCTTTCCTCTTATGACAAGTATCTAAAAGGCGAATTGGTGGATTTATCATTCAGTGAAGACAAGATACGAGAGTCTTTGTCCAAGGTTCCTCATGTTGTTTAG